TGTAAAAGGAATGGCCTGACGCGTGAATTGTTCGATAATTTTAGCCTGATGTGTCTGTTCATTTTGATTCTTCATTATGGGTTCTCCTATTCGAAAGTTATGAGAAACTATAATTTGCAAACCATATGACTGTCTTGCTATATATGGACAATGAATATCGATAAACTGACAAAATTATCACCTATTGAAATTGGATATAGAATTGAGCCAGCATTGCCTGTCATACCATTTGCCATGCAAGTGAATCAGGCTGGTTGCGCTGGTTCCCATGCTCATCCTCGCGGTCAGCTTATCTATGCAAGCAGCGGTGTAATGAGGGTTGTTTGCGGACGTGACGTCTGGGTCGCACCGCCTTCACAGGCAGTATGGGTACCACCTGATATGGAGCATGAAGTCTATTTCCCAGGCGAAATTTTATTACGTAATTTGTTCATTGATCCTTCCATGTCTTCATCCTTGCCAAAAGATTGCACCATACTGAAAGTGTCATCACTTTTACGTGAGTTGATTCTGAAAGCAGTACTGATAGGAGATGGCTACTTACCAGAGAGTTCAGGATACCGGCTGATGCTTGTAATAATCGACGAATTGCAACAGGCAGAGCCAACAGAACTGCATTTACCGATGGGAAGAGATGAAAGGCTTCTAAGAGTTATGGAGGTGTTACTTAAAAACCCTGGGGTGATCAACGACAATTATTTTTCCGCTCCAGAGCTCTTTCTTCAATGGCTATAAAAGCCTTCTTTACTGGTTCTGGAGTCGCAAGCCAGTCTTCTTCTGTAAATGGACGCGTTGATTTCATGTTTGCGCATCTATTACA
Above is a genomic segment from Desulforegula conservatrix Mb1Pa containing:
- a CDS encoding AraC family ligand binding domain-containing protein, translating into MNIDKLTKLSPIEIGYRIEPALPVIPFAMQVNQAGCAGSHAHPRGQLIYASSGVMRVVCGRDVWVAPPSQAVWVPPDMEHEVYFPGEILLRNLFIDPSMSSSLPKDCTILKVSSLLRELILKAVLIGDGYLPESSGYRLMLVIIDELQQAEPTELHLPMGRDERLLRVMEVLLKNPGVINDNYFSAPELFLQWL